In one window of Arachis ipaensis cultivar K30076 chromosome B06, Araip1.1, whole genome shotgun sequence DNA:
- the LOC107645975 gene encoding probable receptor-like protein kinase At5g18500, giving the protein MGGNLNAELSKKTPFLGLKVWEIVGVVVGLSIIMILSLLSLCLTSRKKSRKSNDKNIPVSQIPTVSKEIKEVRVEQVSPNGFASHDGILLTIHDKTDDKESDKVMVHLGVGKMKNNGGSSSQLGSFHPIEKDGGGSLSGEDGSFGTVAVHNHSSSYPITAPSPLSGLPEFSHLGWGHWFTLRDLELATNRFSKDNVIGEGGYGVVYRGQLINGTPVAVKKILNNIGQAEKEFRVEVEAIGHVRHKNLVRLLGYCIEGTHRMLVYEYVNNGNLEQWLHGGMRHHGYLTWEARIKILLGTAKALAYLHEAIEPKVVHRDIKSSNILIDDDFNAKVSDFGLAKLLGAGKSHVTTRVMGTFGYVAPEYANTGLLNEKSDVYSFGVLLLEAITGRDPVDYGRPTHEVNLVDWLKMMVGNRRSEEVMDPNIETKPSIRALKRALLTALRCLDPDSEKRPKMSQVVRMLESEEYPLAREDRRNRRNRGESGDIDSQKDYSDTDKSEIQGSR; this is encoded by the exons ATGGGTGGTAATCTTAATGCTGAATTATCCAAGAAAACTCCATTTCTTGGCCTCAAGGTTTGGGAAATAGTTGGAGTTGTGGTTGGATTGTCTATTATTATGATCCTCTCCTTGCTCTCACTGTGTCTTACCTCAAGGAAGAAATCTAGAAAATCCAATGATAAGAACATTCCTGTTAGTCAGATACCAACTGTCTCAAAGGAAATCAAGGAAGTGCGGGTTGAGCAAGTATCACCGAATGGGTTTGCTTCCCATGATGGAATACTTCTTACCATTCATGACAAAACCGACGACAAAGAATCAGACAAGGTCATGGTTCATTTAGGTGTGGGGAAGATGAAGAATAATGGGGGTAGTAGCAGCCAATTAGGCTCATTTCATCCCATAGAGAAAGATGGAGGTGGGTCACTTTCTGGAGAAGATGGTAGCTTCGGCACGGTTGCGGTGCACAACCACTCTTCTTCTTACCCTATAACAGCTCCTTCGCCTCTGTCTGGCCTCCCAGAGTTCTCTCACTTGGGCTGGGGTCACTGGTTTACCTTGAGGGATCTTGAACTTGCTACGAACCGTTTTTCCAAAGACAATGTCATCGGTGAAGGTGGTTATGGAGTTGTTTACCGTGGACAGTTGATCAACGGGACACCGGTGGCAGTTAAAAAGATACTCAACAACAT TGGTCAAGCTGAGAAAGAATTTAGAGTGGAAGTTGAAGCCATTGGACATGTCCGGCACAAAAACTTGGTTCGCCTTTTGGGGTACTGCATTGAAGGGACTCACAG GATGTTAGTCTATGAGTATGTGAATAATGGAAACTTGGAGCAATGGCTTCATGGAGGTATGCGTCACCATGGATATCTTACCTGGGAAGCGCGTATCAAGATTCTCCTTGGCACGGCCAAAGC GCTTGCATATTTGCATGAAGCAATTGAGCCAAAGGTGGTACACCGAGATATAAAGTCAAGTAATATATTAATTGATGATGATTTCAATGCCAAGGTTTCTGATTTTGGCCTGGCAAAGTTATTGGGTGCTGGAAAGAGTCATGTCACAACACGAGTTATGGGAACCTTTGG GTATGTGGCTCCTGAATATGCAAATACTGGCCTTCTTAATGAAAAGAGTGATGTTTATAGCTTTGGTGTTTTGCTACTGGAAGCAATTACCGGAAGAGATCCAGTAGACTATGGACGCCCAACACATGAA GTGAATCTGGTTGATTGGCTGAAGATGATGGTTGGAAACAGGAGATCAGAAGAAGTGATGGATCCAAACATTGAGACAAAACCATCAATCAGAGCTTTAAAACGGGCACTCTTAACTGCTTTAAGATGCTTGGATCCAGATTCTGAGAAAAGGCCCAAGATGAGCCAAGTTGTGCGTATGCTGGAGTCAGAAGAATACCCTTTAGCAAGAGAG GACCGGAGGAACAGAAGAAACCGAGGGGAAAGTGGTGATATTGATTCCCAAAAGGATTATTCTGACACAGACAAGAGTGAGATTCAAGGTTCTAGATAA
- the LOC107645976 gene encoding S-adenosylmethionine synthase 1, with the protein MDTFLFTSESVNEGHPDKLCDQISDAVLDACLEQDPESKVACETCTKTNLVMVFGEITTKANVDYEKIVRDTCRGIGFVSDDVGLDADNCNVLVYLEQQSPDIAQGVHGNLTKRPEEIGAGDQGHMFGYATDETPEFMPLSHVLATQLGARLTEVRKNGTCTWLRPDGKTQVTVEYYNDNGAMVPVRVHTVLISTQHDETVTNDEIAADLKEHVIKHVIPEKYLDEKTIFHLNPSGRFVIGGPHGDAGLTGRKIIVDTYGGWGAHGGGAFSGKDPTKVDRSGAYIARQAAKSIVASGIARRCIVQISYAIGVPDPLSVFIDTYGTGKVPDREILKIVKENFDFRPGMISNDLDLKRGGNGRFLKTAAYGHFGRDDPDFTWEIVKPLHWEKPQE; encoded by the coding sequence ATGGATACCTTCCTCTTCACTTCTGAGTCAGTGAATGAGGGTCACCCTGATAAGCTTTGTGACCAGATTTCTGATGCAGTCCTTGATGCCTGCCTAGAGCAAGATCCAGAAAGCAAGGTTGCCTGTGAGACCTGCACAAAGACCAACTTGGTCATGGTCTTTGGAGAGATTACCACCAAAGCCAATGTGGACTATGAGAAGATTGTTCGCGACACGTGCCGCGGTATAGGCTTTGTGTCCGATGATGTTGGCCTTGATGCAGACAATTGCAATGTATTGGTTTACCTGGAGCAGCAAAGCCCTGATATTGCACAGGGTGTCCATGGCAACCTCACAAAGCGGCCGGAGGAGATTGGTGCAGGTGATCAGGGTCACATGTTTGGCTATGCCACGGACGAGACACCAGAATTTATGCCTCTCAGTCATGTACTCGCTACCCAGCTCGGTGCTCGCCTCACCGAGGTGCGCAAGAATGGGACCTGCACTTGGTTGAGACCTGATGGGAAAACACAAGTTACTGTGGAATACTACAATGACAATGGCGCAATGGTCCCGGTCCGTGTCCACACTGTTCTGATTTCCACGCAGCATGATGAAACTGTTACCAATGATGAAATTGCTGCTGACCTCAAAGAGCATGTAATTAAGCATGTGATACCTGAGAAGTACTTGGATGAGAAGACCATTTTCCATCTCAACCCGTCTGGCCGGTTCGTGATTGGCGGCCCGCATGGTGATGCCGGCCTCACTGGGCGCAAAATCATTGTCGACACATATGGTGGTTGGGGAGCACATGGTGGCGGTGCCTTCTCTGGGAAGGACCCCACCAAGGTGGATAGGAGTGGAGCCTATATTGCTAGACAGGCTGCAAAGAGTATTGTGGCCAGTGGAATTGCAAGAAGGTGCATTGTGCAAATTTCATATGCAATTGGTGTTCCTGACCCATTATCTGTGTTTATTGACACTTATGGGACAGGGAAGGTTCCAGACAGGGAGATTCTGAAGATTGTGAAGGAGAACTTTGACTTTAGGCCTGGAATGATTTCCAATGATTTGGACCTCAAGAGGGGTGGGAATGGCAGGTTCTTGAAGACTGCTGCTTATGGACATTTTGGAAGAGATGACCCTGATTTCACATGGGAGATTGTGAAGCCTCTCCACTGGGAGAAGCCCCAAGAATAA
- the LOC110263162 gene encoding uncharacterized protein LOC110263162 — translation MTMYVCSVAVMMSESRSGDLPSQSIGSHGSNSSMRRRRNIKDQTCFCGLKTTIKKSGTRENPDRLFHTCARHLKGSHCNFFRWVDDDGYAAETETDAEVGGDYDE, via the exons ATGACCATGTATGTTTGTTCAGTCGCTGTTATGATGAGTGAAAGTCGCAGCGGTGACTTGCCGTCTCAGTCTATTGGTAGCCATGGTTCCAACTCTTCTATGCGACGGAGGAGGAATATCAAGGACCAGACATGCTTTTGCGGGTTGAAGACAACGATCAAGAAATCTGGTACAAGAGAGAATCCAGATAGGTTGTTCCACACTTGTGCAAGACACCTG aAGGGAAGCCACTGCAACTTCTTTAGGTGGGTTGATGATGATGGGTATGCAGCAGAGACAGAAACTGATGCAGAGGTTGGTGGTGACTATGATGAATGA
- the LOC107645974 gene encoding ATP-citrate synthase alpha chain protein 2, which translates to MARKKIREYQSKRLLKDHLSRLASINLEIQSAQVTESTDFTELTNQHPWLSSTKLVVKPDMLFGKRGKSGLVALNLDIAQVADFVKARLGVEVDIAGCKAPITTFIVEPFVPHDQEFYLSIVSERLGSAISFSDSGGIEIEENWDKVKTIFLPTEKPMTPEACAPLIATLPLEIRGTIGKFIIGVFAVFQDLDFSFLEMNPFTLVNDKPYPLDMRGELDDTAAFKNFNKWGNIEFPLPFGRVLSPTESFIHSLDEKTSASLKFTILNPKGRIWTMVAGGGASVIYADTVGDLGYASELGNYAEYSGAPNEEEVLQYARVVIDCATAEPDGRKRALLIGGGIANFTDVAATFSGIIRALKEKETKLKAARMHIYVRRGGPNYQAGLAKMRALGEELGLPIQVYGPEATMTGICKQAIDCIMSEA; encoded by the exons ATGGCTAGGAAGAAGATCAGAGAGTACCAATCCAAGAGGCTCCTCAAGGATCACCTAAGCCGACTCGCTTCCATTAACCTCGAAATTCAATCTGCTCAG GTGACTGAGTCCACGGACTTCACTGAGTTGACTAACCAACACCCATGGCTTTCCTCTACAAAATTGGTGGTCAAGCCTGACATGCTCTTCGGCAAGCGCGGTAAGAGTGGCCTCGTCGCTCTCAATTTGGACATTGCTCAAGTCGCCGATTTTGTCAAAGCACGCCTCGGCGTTGAGGTTGACATCGCTGGTTGCAAGGCACCTATCACCACTTTCATTGTTGAACCCTTTGTTCCACACGATCAAGAATTCTATCTCTCCATTGTTTCCGAACGCCTCGGCTCTGCCATCAGCTTCTCTGATTCTGGCGGCATCGAAATTGAGGAGAACTGGGATAAG GTTAAGACTATATTCCTTCCAACAGAGAAACCTATGACTCCGGAGGCCTGTGCGCCGCTGATTGCTACACTTCCTTTGGAG ATTCGGGGCACAATTGGCAAATTCATAATCGGTGTGTTTGCTGTCTTTCAAG ACTTGGACTTCAGTTTCCTAGAGATGAATCCATTTACACTGGTGAATGACAAGCCATATCCACTGGATATGAGAGGGGAATTGGATGACACTGCTGCATTCAAGAACTTCAACAA GTGGGGTAATATAGAGTTTCCATTGCCTTTTGGAAGAGTTCTGAGCCCCACAGAAAGCTTCATTCATTCCTTGGATGAGAAG ACAAGTGCATCTTTGAAGTTTACTATATTGAACCCAAAAGGACGCATTTGGACAATGGTAGCTGGAGGCGGTGCAAGTGTTATATATGCCGATACT GTTGGAGATTTAGGTTACGCATCAGAGCTTGGAAACTATGCTGAGTATagtggagctccaaatgaggaGGAGGTGTTACAGTATGCAAGAGTTGTAATTGAT TGTGCCACTGCTGAGCCCGATGGCCGTAAGAGAGCCCTTCTTATTGGAGGTGGCATTGCAAACTTCACTGATGTTGCCGCCACGTTTAGTGGGATTATTCGAGCCCTAAAAGAGAAG GAAACAAAGCTTAAAGCTGCAAGAATGCACATTTATGTCAGAAGAGGAGGTCCAAATTATCAGGCTGGTTTAGCGAAGATGCGTGCACTGGGGGAGGAACTGGGACTACCGATTCAG GTTTATGGACCAGAGGCTACAATGACTGGCATATGTAAACAGGCTATTGATTGCATAATGTCTGAAGCATAA
- the LOC107645973 gene encoding protein transport protein Sec24-like At3g07100 gives MGTENPGRPGFPARPASLPFAAAPQTATPFSSTGPVAGSEPPSFRPTAMPPPPQASSLFSSSGPPVRPGVPGFRPAPPGTFNDPSVPPPQPPSANAPPAAGTFQRFPPPPFSSSGAVPPQQRAPFVGPPPIQQSGSQPPSFPSPPQPQTPFVQMGSPPQSISPAPMGSNVPPPTPTYQPPFPGYARMQQPPPAHSSFPPNQGNYGPPPPPVSSPFLPQPGGYAPSPAVAAPLGMQPPGSGPPIGGIQGLAEDFNSLTVQTRPGTMDPLFDSNELPRPLDGDVEPKNLDAMYPMNCHPRYLRLTTSAVPSSQSLASRWHLPLGAVVCPLAEPPEGEELSVVSFAPASVVRCRRCRTYVNPYMTFTEAGRKFRCNVCTLLNDVPSEYYAQLDATGKRVDLDQRPELTKGTVEFVAPAEYMVRPPMPPVYFFLIDVSISAVRSGMIQIVAETIKSCLDELPGFPRTQIGFATFDSTIHFYNMKSSLTQPQMLVVSDLDDVFVPLPDDLLVNLSESRSVVETFLDSLPSMFQDNANVESAFGPALKAVFMVMSQLGGKLLIFQNTLPSLGVGRLKLRGDDSRVYGTDKEHVLRLPEDPFYKQMAAEFSKFQISTNVYAFSDKYTDIASLGTLAKYTAGQVYYYPAFQSAIHGEKLRHELRRDLTRETAWEAVMRIRCAKGVRFTTYHGNFMLRSTDLLALPAVDCDKAFAMQLSLEETLLTTQTMYFQVALLYTASCGERRIRVHTMAVPVVTDLGEMYRLADTGAIVSLFSRLAIEKTLSQKLEDARTAVQLKIVKALKEYRNLYAVQHRLANRMIYPESLKFLMLYGLALCRSMALRGGFGDAPLDERCAAGHTMMVLPIKRLLKLLYPSLIRLDEYLLKVDLKSIERRLALTMENLDSRGLYIYDDGFRFILWFGKGVSPEIARNLLGADFAAELSKATLSEHDNEMSRGLMRVLEKFRNADRAYYQLCYLVRQGEQPREGFLLLTNLVEDQMGGNNGYSDWMLQISRQVQQ, from the exons ATGGGGACTGAAAATCCCGGTCGTCCGGGCTTCCCTGCAAGACCTGCTTCTTTGCCTTTTGCCGCCGCGCCGCAGACTGCCACACCGTTTTCATCAACCGGGCCTGTGGCTGGATCAGAGCCTCCTTCTTTCAGACCTACTGCTATGCCTCCTCCTCCTCAGGCATCCTCGCTGTTTTCATCTTCAGGACCTCCAGTTAGACCAGGCGTGCCTGGTTTTAGACCTGCACCGCCAGGCACGTTCAATGACCCATCAGTGCCTCCTCCTCAGCCTCCATCGGCCAATGCCCCGCCTGCTGCTGGGACTTTCCAGCGCTTTCCACCCCCACCGTTCTCCTCATCAGGTGCAGTGCCTCCGCAGCAGCGTGCTCCATTTGTGGGGCCACCGCCCATCCAGCAATCTGGAAGTCAACCACCATCTTTTCCATCACCTCCACAGCCTCAGACCCCTTTTGTTCAAATGGGGTCACCCCCACAGAGTATCAGTCCTGCACCTATGGGCTCAAATGTGCCTCCCCCTACACCTACATATCAGCCGCCTTTTCCTGGATATGCCCGCATGCAGCAACCTCCTCCTGCACATTCCTCTTTCCCCCCGAATCAAGGAAATTATGGACCTCCCCCACCACCAGTGTCTTCTCCCTTTTTGCCTCAGCCAGGAGGTTATGCTCCATCGCCTGCAGTGGCTGCTCCTCTAGGCATGCAGCCGCCAGGATCTGGTCCCCCTATTGGTGGCATTCAGGGCTTGGCAGAAGACTTCAATTCCCTTACAGTGCAAACTCGTCCTGGAACAATGGATCCATTGTTTGATTCCAATGAACTTCCCAGGCCGTTGGATGGCGATGTGGAGCCGAAGAATTTGGATGCCATGTATCCTATGAACTGCCATCCCAGATATCTAAGACTCACAACAAGTGCAGTTCCTAGCTCCCAATCCTTAGCTTCAAGGTGGCATCTGCCTCTTGGAGCAGTTGTATGTCCACTCGCAGAACCTCCGGAAGGG GAGGAGTTGTCTGTAGTTAGTTTTGCTCCTGCTAGTGTTGTACGCTGTAGAAGATGTCGCACATATGTTAATCCATATATGACATTTACAGAAGCTGGAAGAAAATTCCGCTGCAATGTCTGCACGTTGCTTAATGATG TTCCTAGTGAATATTACGCACAATTAGATGCCACTGGCAAAAGAGTTGATTTGGATCAACGACCTGAGCTTACAAAGGGTACTGTAGAATTTGTTGCTCCTGCTGAGTATATGGTGCGGCCTCCTATGCCCCCAGTTTATTTCTTCCTCATCGATGTTTCGATATCTGCTGTTAGAAGTGGCATGATTCAG ATTGTTGCTGAAACAATCAAGTCATGCTTAGATGAGCTGCCTGGCTTTCCACGAACACAGATAGGGTTTGCAACTTTTGACAGCACTATACATTTTTATAATATGAAG TCATCCCTGACTCAGCCACAGATGTTAGTAGTCTCAGATCTGGACGATGTATTTGTTCCACTGCCAGATGATCTTCTAGTTAACTTGTCTGAATCAAGAAGTGTGGTTGAAACCTTCCTAGATAGTTTACCATCCATGTTCCAGGACAATGCTAATGTGGAATCAGCTTTTGGTCCTGCTCTCAAGGCTGTATTTATGGTTATG AGTCAACTTGGAGGGAAATTGCTTATTTTTCAAAACACACTTCCATCTCTTGGTGTTGGCCGTTTGAAATTACGTGGAGATGATTCTCGTGTTTATGGGACAGACAAAGAACATGTGTTGAGATTGCCTGAAGATCCATTTTATAAGCAAATGGCTGCTGAGTTTTCTAAATTCCAAATATCAACAAACGTGTATGCATTCAGTGATAAGTACACTGACATAGCCTCCTTGG GAACTTTGGCGAAGTATACTGCTGGTCAAGTGTATTACTATCCTGCTTTCCAATCAGCAATTCATGGGGAGAAATTGAGACATGAGTTAAGAAGAGACCTTACTAGAGAAACCGCATGGGAAGCTGTAATGCGTATTAGATGTGCAAAAG GTGTTCGCTTCACAACTTATCATGGAAACTTTATGCTAAGGTCCACTGATTTGTTAGCACTCCCAGCTGTAGACTGTGATAAAGCCTTCGCCATGCAGTTATCTCTTGAGGAGACATTATTGACAACTCAGACAATGTATTTCCAAGTTGCATTGCT ATATACAGCATCTTGTGGAGAAAGGCGTATCAGAGTACACACAATGGCAGTTCCAGTTGTTACAGACTTGGGAGAGATGTATCGTTTGGCTGATACCGGTGCTATTGTATCCCTGTTTAGTAGGCTTG CTATCGAGAAAACATTATCCCAAAAACTAGAAGATGCACGAACTGCTGTGCAACTAAAAATTGTGAAAGCCCTGAAGGAATATCGAAACCTTTATGCCGTGCAACATCGCTTGGCCAACAGAATGATATATCCTGAGTCTTTAAAGTTCTTAATGTTGTATGGATTAGCTCTCTGTAGATCAATGGCTCTTCGCGGAGGGTTTGGTGATGCTCCCCTGGATGAAAGATGTGCTGCAGGGCACACAATGATGGTTCTACCAATAAAAAGACTGTTGAAACTTCTCTATCCTAGTTTGATTCGACTTGATGAATATCTCCTGAAA GTGGACCTGAAAAGTATTGAGAGAAGGTTAGCCTTGACCATGGAGAACTTGGATTCTAGGGGCCTTTATATATATGATGATGGCTTCCGGTTCATTTTATGGTTTGGCAAGGGGGTTTCCCCTGAGATAGCTAGAAATTTACTTGGGGCAGACTTTGCAGCAGAATTATCAAAG GCTACACTCAGTGAGCATGATAATGAAATGTCAAGGGGGCTGATGAGGGTACTTGAGAAATTCAGAAACGCAGATCGTGCATACTACCAGCTGTGCTACCTTGTGAGGCAAGGTGAACAGCCCAGAGAAGGATTCCTTCTTCTTACAAACCTTGTTGAGGACCAGATGGGCGGTAATAATGGTTATTCGGATTGGATGCTACAGATATCACGACAAGTTCAGCAATGA